A genomic segment from Candidatus Rokuibacteriota bacterium encodes:
- a CDS encoding COX15/CtaA family protein, whose translation MDQRSQQQVAAWLLLCCTMLFTLVVVGGITRLTHSGLSIVEWQPLVGTLPPLSEQAWQETFQKYQQTPEYQKVNLGMSLEEFKGIFWWEYGHRLLGRTIGLIYLVPFLYFLLRRKLDRTGVWQLGAMFLLAGLQGALGWYMVKSGLVDNPRVSQYRLTAHLGLAIAIYAAMLWVALGLLTRRGAPPRGTARRQWRFSLVLTAIIFVMSLSGGLVAGIRAGLAYNTFPLMNGYWIPPQLLLLEPWYSNLFDNAATVQFGHRLLAWLLAALVPWFWWRSRHVTLTPWARLWCDALPAVLILQLTLGIVTLLLAVPVALGAAHQAGALLLLTTALVVNHELQTTTASSGQAQPAAAKARDELTVQP comes from the coding sequence ATGGACCAAAGGTCGCAACAACAGGTCGCCGCATGGCTTTTGTTGTGCTGCACCATGCTTTTCACATTGGTCGTGGTGGGCGGCATAACGCGCCTCACGCATTCCGGCCTGTCGATCGTCGAATGGCAGCCGCTCGTCGGCACGCTGCCGCCGCTCTCGGAGCAGGCGTGGCAAGAGACTTTTCAGAAATACCAGCAGACCCCCGAATACCAGAAGGTCAACCTCGGCATGAGCCTCGAGGAGTTCAAAGGCATCTTCTGGTGGGAATACGGGCATCGTCTGCTGGGGCGCACCATCGGACTCATCTACCTGGTGCCGTTTCTGTATTTCCTGCTGAGAAGAAAACTCGACCGCACGGGCGTCTGGCAGCTCGGTGCAATGTTCCTGCTCGCCGGGCTGCAGGGCGCGCTCGGATGGTACATGGTGAAAAGCGGCCTCGTCGACAATCCGCGCGTGAGCCAATACCGGCTCACGGCGCATCTCGGACTCGCAATCGCGATCTACGCCGCGATGTTGTGGGTGGCGCTGGGATTGCTCACGCGGCGCGGCGCGCCGCCGCGCGGCACTGCGCGCCGCCAGTGGCGGTTCTCGCTCGTGCTGACCGCCATCATCTTCGTGATGTCCCTGTCGGGAGGGCTCGTGGCGGGCATCCGTGCCGGGCTTGCCTACAACACGTTCCCGCTGATGAATGGTTACTGGATCCCGCCGCAACTTCTGCTGCTCGAGCCGTGGTACTCCAACCTCTTTGACAACGCGGCAACCGTGCAATTCGGCCACCGGCTGCTCGCCTGGCTGCTGGCCGCGCTGGTGCCGTGGTTCTGGTGGCGCTCGCGGCACGTGACCCTGACACCGTGGGCGCGGCTGTGGTGCGATGCATTGCCGGCGGTGCTGATATTGCAACTTACCCTAGGCATCGTGACGCTGCTGCTCGCGGTGCCGGTGGCGCTCGGCGCCGCGCATCAGGCCGGTGCGCTGCTACTGCTGACAACCGCGCTGGTCGTCAATCACGAGTTGCAGACGACTACCGCCTCGAGCGGGCAGGCGCAACCGGCAGCCGCCAAGGCGCGTGACGAACTGACCGTGCAGCCGTAA
- a CDS encoding Crp/Fnr family transcriptional regulator, with protein sequence MPRKAINVRDLVSNLPIVIFGQVKLALQAPGGGEKVVELIGPGMSVGEPVMFLDKPYMVSGTTLADSLLLHVARDVVYAEIERDPGFARRIIAGLSRRLHHLIGYLLRDESAVNTVNSLGVTLPARKGVIAGHLNLTHEHFSRILHELIEAGLIGVDGPRVTIPDIARLRSYGT encoded by the coding sequence ATGCCGCGCAAGGCCATCAACGTCCGGGATCTCGTGTCCAACCTGCCCATCGTAATCTTCGGCCAGGTCAAGCTCGCGCTGCAGGCGCCTGGAGGCGGTGAGAAAGTCGTCGAGTTGATCGGACCCGGCATGAGTGTCGGCGAGCCCGTCATGTTTCTCGACAAGCCGTACATGGTGAGCGGAACGACGCTTGCCGACTCGCTGCTGCTGCACGTCGCACGCGACGTCGTCTACGCCGAGATCGAGCGCGATCCCGGATTCGCGCGCCGCATCATCGCTGGACTGAGCCGCCGCCTGCACCACCTGATCGGCTACCTGCTGCGTGACGAATCCGCGGTCAACACCGTCAACTCGCTGGGGGTGACATTGCCCGCCAGGAAAGGCGTGATCGCGGGGCATCTCAATCTGACTCACGAGCATTTCTCGCGCATCCTGCACGAACTGATCGAGGCCGGACTGATCGGGGTCGATGGTCCGCGGGTGACGATCCCCGACATCGCCCGGCTGCGCAGCTACGGCACCTGA